ATTGGAACAATTGGAGCAGGCGAAGCAAAAGGCGGCCGAAACGAAGCAAAAATATGCGGTCTATTACAGCGAACGTCTTCACGTGGAGAGCGCGGTTTATGCAGGCCAGCTTATTGAACAGGGAGCCATCGGGCGTGTAGTGCAGGTGATAGGCTTGGGGCCGCATCGAATCAATGCCAATAGCCGGCCGGACTGGTTTTTCGACCGCGACCGCTTCGGAGGAATCCTTTGCGATATCGGCAGCCATCAGATCGAGCAGTTTTTGTATTATACCGGCGCGAAGAACGCCGCTATTGCTCACAGCAAGAAGGCGAATTATCATCATAAGCAGTATCCCCAATTCGAGGATTTCGGCGATGCGACCTTGGTCGGAGAAAACGGCGCCACCGGATATTTCCGGGTAGACTGGTTTACTCCGGACGGTCTATCCACCTGGGGCGACGGGCGTACGACGATTCTCGGCACGGACGGTTACATTGAGCTGCGTAAATATGTGGACATCGGCAGAAATCAGAAGGGCGACAACGTTTATCTGGTCAATTCCGAAGGGGAGCATTACTGGAATGTGTCCGGCCAGGTCGGTTACCCTTATTTTGGGCAGTTGATTCTCGATTGCATCAACCGTACGGAAAACGCGATGACGCAGGAGCACGCATTCAAGGCGGCCGAGCTCAGCGTGATTGCCCAGCGCAATGCGGCACACATAGAATAGCGGAAAGGCTCGTATGCCTGCTTGGCAGGTTACGAGCTTTTTTGTTGCCCCCAAAAAGTACCGGGAATAAGCTACAAAGGTTTATTTTTCGGGGGATTTGTTCTGCTCCACCTTTTGCGGTATTGGTGGGGCGTCGTGCCCATGCGGGATTTAAAAAATTTGCAGAAATACGAGCTGTTCGTAATCCCGATTTCTTCGGCGATCAGGGTGATCGGCTTATCGGTTGTGGTCAGCAGCATGACGGCCTGATGCGTCCTTCGGGTAGCGATGTATTCCGTGATGCTGATGCCGACCGCTTCCTTAAACAAATGGGACAAATGATAGGTCGTCAGATGAAGCTCCTTCGACATGTCCTCCAAATGGAAGGGCATGGCATAATGGCGTTCGATCCAGATCAGTATTTGTTCCACATGGCGATTTTTGCGGGTGCGCAGCGGCGTGATTTGATCCCGCTGTGTTTGCCATAATGGCTTTAGACTGCGGAATGCCGATACGAGAAACAAAGAAATTTCCTCAAGCTGCTCCGCTTCCGTTAAGGTGGGGACCTTTTGCTGCATACTCTGAAACACGGTTACCAGCTCATGTGTGTCTTCTACTCCATATATACAGGGAGATGGAAGTTTACTTAAATACATGTTTCTGTAAAATGCATTAAGGGCGGGCCATTTTTCAAAATAGGAATCAAACGTCGCCGGCTCGAAGATGGCAATGGAACGCTCAAAGGTCTGGTTATCGGAATAATCGAGCTGGAGATGGTGAAACTGGTAAGGCTGGAAAATGCAAACCATCCCCGGTCTGATCGCATAGCTGACATTGTTCACGATCATGGTCCCTTTGCCTTGATGGATCAGCAATATTTCGAGGCCCCGATGGGAATGAAACGTTTCCTTGTGTTGGTTATTCGCACTGAGACGTCTATAAGCAAAATATAAAGGCCCTTCGCTTAAATCTCTGCTTCTGCTCTCACGGGAAGACAAACGGATCCACTCCAGTTAAGCCGGTTTAAATAGTTTAATTTCAATATATCCAATCATATAAGTGTAAACAAGACCTGGTTTATACCCCGCACTCGCCGAAGTCATTTCACTTATAAATCGGAGAATGTGGTGGTATTTTTCTAAAGACTTGATTTGTAACGATATCTTAGTACAATAGTTTTATGACTACTCAAATAATAACAAATGATGAGCTCAGAATCAAAATATTCAAAGCATTAGCTGATGAAACAAGACTGGATATCATTCGAGCTCTATACGCCGGCAAGAAGGAAATGAATTGCGGAGAAGTAAGAAACATTCGCGATACTTCCAAATCGAATACTTCGTATCACTTGCGTACTTTAAAGGAGGCGAAATTAATCAACGTACGAAAAGATGCCCAAACAAAGTATACGAGTCTCGATTTGGAGACTTTTCAAACTTACTTACCTGGATTTCTGGATACGTTGTAGAAGGGAATCTCTTTTTTTTCTTCATTAGTTCAATAATC
The window above is part of the Paenibacillus hamazuiensis genome. Proteins encoded here:
- a CDS encoding Gfo/Idh/MocA family protein, which produces MDHKSGMFYAPKGKPNPVCAPGEFRFAAIGLDHGHIYGMSQGLIEAGGQLDWVYDPDPAKVAAFQNKFPHVKAARSEQEILQDSGIRLVAGAAIPSERCALGLRVMSHGKDYFTDKAPLTTLEQLEQAKQKAAETKQKYAVYYSERLHVESAVYAGQLIEQGAIGRVVQVIGLGPHRINANSRPDWFFDRDRFGGILCDIGSHQIEQFLYYTGAKNAAIAHSKKANYHHKQYPQFEDFGDATLVGENGATGYFRVDWFTPDGLSTWGDGRTTILGTDGYIELRKYVDIGRNQKGDNVYLVNSEGEHYWNVSGQVGYPYFGQLILDCINRTENAMTQEHAFKAAELSVIAQRNAAHIE
- a CDS encoding ArsR/SmtB family transcription factor, which translates into the protein MTTQIITNDELRIKIFKALADETRLDIIRALYAGKKEMNCGEVRNIRDTSKSNTSYHLRTLKEAKLINVRKDAQTKYTSLDLETFQTYLPGFLDTL
- a CDS encoding AraC family transcriptional regulator; this encodes MSSRESRSRDLSEGPLYFAYRRLSANNQHKETFHSHRGLEILLIHQGKGTMIVNNVSYAIRPGMVCIFQPYQFHHLQLDYSDNQTFERSIAIFEPATFDSYFEKWPALNAFYRNMYLSKLPSPCIYGVEDTHELVTVFQSMQQKVPTLTEAEQLEEISLFLVSAFRSLKPLWQTQRDQITPLRTRKNRHVEQILIWIERHYAMPFHLEDMSKELHLTTYHLSHLFKEAVGISITEYIATRRTHQAVMLLTTTDKPITLIAEEIGITNSSYFCKFFKSRMGTTPHQYRKRWSRTNPPKNKPL